The following proteins come from a genomic window of Natrinema saccharevitans:
- a CDS encoding ABC transporter substrate-binding protein has protein sequence MDEDSCGRRNGGRAPSDTPARGSNRRRVLKTTAGGVAGLSLAGCLETAGSIVGDDEVEPVRIGVLAPDPDSNSTGQSIVSGAAIARDQLNDNGGIDGRDVELVLGDTNGSPLEARRQYQRLILDEGVDATIGIATTEVLMALMDDIAEQAVPHLTVGSATSGASQLVNEQYEKYKYHFRAGPINDVNLAETQIDFLDDMGGEIGWGSVAILVEDYDWTERLWRVYQNRLGGVNVDVAMQRRYPPETDDFSGIYDEVERSGADAAIVSAAHTGTQAIMDWGPAERPFAFGGIHVPMQLSSYYEKVNGACRYAAGYAFATPTAETTDETRPFVREYQNRNEGAAPVYTGYIAFDAIKLFADAVERAGAFDSDELVGALESTSFTGTTGTIEFHDADHEHAHDVIYGEDNVHPLYFQWRETDDGEGVQQTIWPDTYSTTDYVEPDWF, from the coding sequence ATGGACGAAGATAGCTGCGGCCGTCGGAACGGCGGACGCGCTCCGAGCGATACGCCGGCACGAGGGTCGAACCGCCGCCGCGTGCTGAAAACGACCGCCGGCGGTGTCGCCGGTCTCTCGCTTGCGGGCTGTCTCGAGACCGCCGGCTCGATCGTCGGCGACGACGAGGTCGAGCCGGTTCGGATCGGCGTGCTGGCACCCGACCCGGATAGCAATTCGACGGGACAATCGATCGTTTCCGGTGCAGCGATCGCCCGCGATCAACTCAACGACAACGGAGGTATCGACGGGCGGGACGTCGAACTGGTCCTCGGTGACACGAACGGGAGTCCGCTCGAGGCGCGCCGTCAGTACCAGCGACTGATCCTCGATGAGGGGGTAGACGCCACTATCGGTATCGCCACGACCGAGGTGCTGATGGCGTTGATGGACGATATCGCCGAGCAAGCGGTTCCGCATCTCACTGTCGGTTCCGCGACGTCAGGGGCGAGTCAGTTGGTCAACGAGCAATACGAGAAGTACAAGTATCACTTCCGTGCCGGCCCGATCAACGACGTCAATCTCGCCGAAACCCAGATCGACTTTCTGGACGATATGGGCGGCGAAATCGGCTGGGGCTCCGTTGCGATTCTCGTGGAGGACTACGACTGGACTGAGAGGCTGTGGCGGGTGTATCAGAACCGACTCGGTGGCGTGAACGTCGACGTTGCGATGCAACGACGATACCCGCCGGAAACTGACGACTTCTCGGGCATCTACGACGAGGTCGAACGATCGGGTGCCGACGCAGCGATCGTTTCGGCGGCCCACACCGGAACCCAGGCCATCATGGACTGGGGACCGGCGGAGCGGCCGTTTGCCTTCGGCGGGATTCACGTCCCGATGCAACTCTCCTCGTACTACGAGAAGGTCAATGGTGCGTGCCGTTACGCGGCCGGCTACGCCTTCGCGACACCGACCGCTGAAACCACCGACGAGACCCGGCCGTTCGTCCGGGAGTATCAGAACAGAAACGAGGGGGCCGCTCCCGTTTACACCGGCTACATCGCGTTCGACGCCATCAAACTCTTCGCTGATGCGGTCGAACGGGCCGGCGCGTTCGATTCCGACGAACTGGTCGGTGCGCTCGAATCGACCTCCTTTACCGGAACGACCGGAACGATCGAGTTCCACGACGCGGACCACGAACACGCCCACGACGTCATCTACGGTGAGGACAACGTCCATCCGCTGTACTTCCAGTGGCGGGAAACCGACGACGGCGAGGGCGTTCAGCAGACGATCTGGCCCGACACGTACTCGACGACCGACTACGTCGAACCCGACTGGTTCTGA
- a CDS encoding ABC transporter substrate-binding protein yields MNESTGHGGESNDRTTSRSRRVDRRRLLRATGGVAAGASLAGCLGTYGSIVGGDEVDPVRIGVLAPDPDSDSTGRSIVQGARIAVDELNENDGVLGRDVEMVVGDTNASPTEGRRQYQRLILEEDVDVTVGISTTEVLEPLMDDIAEQETVHLTAGSATTTASENVGSDYDKYKYHFRVGPVNGTNLAEAQLDFLTEKSQSIGWDSIAVLAEDYAWTDGLWNFYRSQLPETDIDVATWKRYPPATEDFSDIYDDVEESGADAVFISTAHTGTAALQDWRPAEREFAFGGIHVPMQLPSYYEATNGACEYAVGYASAVPTAEITSKTPEFVSTYRSKHGGTSPVYTGYIAYDAVKVFADAATRGETVDSTELVGPLEETSFTGTTGTIEFHGQDGPHPHDVIYGEGNVHPVHFQWQETDDGEGEQTVIWPDEHAADGDEYETPDWL; encoded by the coding sequence ATGAATGAGTCCACGGGACATGGTGGGGAATCGAACGACCGAACGACGTCTCGTTCTCGGAGGGTTGACCGTCGACGGCTCTTGAGAGCGACGGGTGGAGTCGCCGCTGGCGCATCGCTTGCGGGCTGTCTCGGGACGTACGGATCGATCGTCGGCGGTGACGAGGTCGACCCGGTTCGGATCGGCGTGCTGGCACCGGACCCGGACAGCGATTCGACCGGCCGCTCGATCGTGCAGGGCGCTCGGATCGCCGTCGACGAACTCAACGAGAACGACGGGGTACTGGGCCGCGACGTCGAGATGGTCGTCGGCGACACGAACGCGAGTCCGACGGAAGGTCGCCGCCAGTACCAGCGGCTCATTCTCGAGGAGGACGTCGACGTCACCGTCGGCATCTCGACGACCGAGGTCCTCGAGCCGTTGATGGACGATATCGCCGAACAGGAGACCGTCCATCTCACGGCCGGCTCCGCGACGACGACGGCCAGCGAGAACGTTGGCTCGGACTACGACAAGTACAAGTACCACTTCCGGGTGGGGCCGGTCAACGGGACCAACCTCGCGGAGGCACAACTCGACTTCCTGACCGAGAAAAGCCAGAGCATCGGCTGGGATTCCATCGCCGTTCTCGCAGAGGACTACGCCTGGACCGACGGCCTGTGGAACTTTTACCGGAGCCAGCTCCCGGAGACCGACATCGACGTCGCCACGTGGAAGCGGTATCCGCCGGCGACCGAGGACTTCTCGGACATCTACGACGACGTCGAGGAATCGGGGGCCGACGCGGTGTTTATCTCGACGGCTCACACCGGTACTGCGGCCTTGCAGGACTGGCGACCGGCCGAACGTGAGTTCGCGTTCGGCGGCATCCACGTGCCGATGCAACTGCCGTCGTACTACGAGGCGACCAACGGTGCCTGCGAGTACGCCGTCGGATACGCAAGTGCAGTCCCGACTGCGGAGATCACGTCTAAAACCCCGGAGTTCGTCTCGACGTACCGGTCCAAACACGGCGGGACGAGCCCGGTCTACACCGGCTACATCGCGTACGACGCGGTCAAGGTGTTCGCGGACGCGGCCACGCGCGGCGAGACCGTCGACTCGACGGAACTGGTCGGCCCGCTCGAGGAGACCTCATTTACTGGCACCACCGGCACCATCGAGTTCCACGGGCAGGACGGTCCGCACCCCCACGATGTCATCTACGGCGAGGGCAACGTCCATCCCGTCCACTTCCAGTGGCAGGAGACCGACGACGGCGAGGGCGAGCAGACGGTCATCTGGCCCGACGAACACGCGGCCGACGGCGACGAGTACGAGACGCCGGACTGGTTGTAG
- a CDS encoding ABC transporter substrate-binding protein — MNGSKGHGTEPNDPSTSRSRALDRRRFLRATGGVTAGASLAGCLGTYESIVGGSATEGPVRIGLLAPDPDSDQIGRSMERGATVAVDELNDEDDGIDGRDVELVVADTNGSPSEARRQYQRLILEEAVDVTVGVFASEALMNIIDDIAEQETIHLTSGAATTAVSQRVNEQYDEYKYHFRVGPNNNHDLGQMQVDFLTDKADDIGWNSVAVLVEDYDWTEEPWKVYQDQLPDAGVEIVMEEQYPPATEDFTAIYDEVEAVGADAAFITTAHTGTDALLDWVTPQPRPFAFGGIHVPMQLPSYYEATNEACRFGVGQSSATAQSTRTDKTQPFVNAYRDAYDGSSPVYTGYHTYDAVALFADAVENAGTFDADELVSYIEDVSFTGSSGTVEFYGQDHEHTHDLRYDRSDPDPVYFQWQENDDGEGSQEIIWPEDRATAEYQTPTWLA; from the coding sequence ATGAATGGGAGCAAGGGACATGGTACCGAGCCGAACGACCCCTCGACGTCGCGTTCTCGGGCGCTCGACCGCCGACGGTTCTTGAGAGCGACGGGTGGAGTCACCGCTGGCGCATCGCTTGCGGGCTGTCTCGGGACGTACGAATCGATCGTCGGCGGAAGCGCTACCGAAGGTCCGGTCCGGATCGGGTTGCTCGCACCCGATCCGGACAGCGACCAGATCGGGCGGTCGATGGAACGTGGGGCAACAGTGGCGGTCGACGAACTCAACGACGAGGACGACGGGATCGACGGACGGGACGTCGAACTGGTCGTCGCCGATACGAACGGGAGTCCGTCCGAGGCTCGGCGTCAGTATCAACGGCTCATCCTCGAGGAGGCCGTGGACGTGACGGTCGGCGTCTTCGCCAGTGAGGCGCTGATGAACATCATCGACGACATCGCCGAACAGGAGACGATCCACCTTACCTCCGGTGCGGCGACGACGGCGGTAAGCCAGCGAGTCAACGAGCAGTACGACGAGTACAAGTATCACTTCCGGGTTGGGCCGAACAACAACCACGACCTCGGCCAGATGCAGGTCGACTTCCTGACCGACAAGGCCGACGATATCGGCTGGAACTCCGTCGCCGTTCTCGTCGAGGACTACGACTGGACCGAGGAGCCGTGGAAAGTCTATCAGGATCAGCTCCCGGATGCTGGCGTCGAGATCGTCATGGAAGAGCAGTATCCGCCCGCGACGGAGGACTTCACGGCGATCTACGACGAGGTCGAGGCCGTCGGGGCGGACGCGGCGTTTATCACGACGGCCCACACCGGAACCGACGCGCTCCTGGACTGGGTCACGCCCCAACCGCGCCCGTTCGCGTTCGGCGGTATCCACGTGCCGATGCAGCTCCCGTCGTACTACGAGGCGACGAACGAGGCCTGTCGGTTCGGAGTCGGTCAGAGCAGCGCGACGGCACAGAGTACGCGAACCGACAAGACACAGCCGTTCGTGAACGCGTACCGGGATGCCTACGACGGCTCGAGCCCGGTGTACACCGGCTATCACACGTACGACGCGGTCGCTCTGTTCGCCGACGCCGTCGAGAACGCGGGCACGTTCGACGCCGACGAACTCGTCTCGTATATCGAAGACGTCTCGTTTACCGGCAGCAGCGGAACGGTCGAGTTCTACGGACAGGACCACGAACACACGCACGATCTCCGGTATGACAGGTCCGATCCGGACCCGGTCTACTTCCAGTGGCAGGAAAACGACGACGGCGAGGGGTCACAGGAGATCATCTGGCCGGAGGACCGAGCGACGGCGGAGTACCAGACGCCCACCTGGCTCGCGTGA
- a CDS encoding MFS transporter — protein MALEGNDRSIAAFTMAGHALVHWFETSIPIFLVVWLAEFDAGVSLFGIVVALGYAPFGIGALPGGVLADRYGTKRLIVACLAGMSVAFLVLSLATSIYAIAAGLVLWGVAASVYHPAGLALISTGVEERGTVFAWHGIAGNTGIALGPFVAATLLIVLEWQLVAALLAVPGVLAVLYGLGAEFDPTAAVAEDVDAGPDESLSLSAFLADSRALFASAFALIFAIVAVEGLYYRGMLTYLPEILHGLPAIEGLVVPAGLDGIEPADYIYVGLLVVGMGGQYAGGKLTDRIDPARGLLTIFGVLAVLALAFVPVTGAGLLPVVALCGAFGFFLFAIQPFYQNAVAVYTPPDTRGLSYGYTYLGEFGIGAASIAIGGFVLGEASLTAFFGVISTFALAGAGLSVALLASLDRFTGAERPVGANE, from the coding sequence ATGGCACTCGAGGGCAACGACCGATCGATCGCGGCGTTTACGATGGCCGGCCACGCGCTGGTTCACTGGTTCGAGACCTCGATTCCGATCTTTCTGGTCGTCTGGCTGGCCGAGTTCGACGCGGGCGTGAGCCTGTTCGGGATCGTCGTCGCGCTGGGCTACGCACCGTTCGGAATCGGCGCGTTGCCCGGCGGCGTCCTCGCGGACCGCTACGGCACGAAGCGACTCATCGTCGCCTGTCTGGCCGGGATGAGCGTCGCCTTCCTCGTCCTCTCGCTGGCGACCTCGATCTACGCGATCGCCGCCGGCCTCGTCCTGTGGGGCGTCGCCGCCAGCGTCTATCACCCCGCCGGCCTCGCGCTGATCAGCACCGGCGTCGAGGAACGGGGTACCGTCTTCGCCTGGCACGGCATCGCGGGCAACACCGGTATCGCGCTCGGCCCCTTCGTCGCCGCGACCCTGCTGATCGTCCTCGAGTGGCAACTCGTCGCCGCCCTCCTGGCAGTCCCGGGCGTTCTCGCGGTCCTGTACGGATTGGGTGCGGAGTTCGACCCCACTGCGGCCGTCGCCGAGGACGTCGACGCCGGCCCCGACGAGTCACTGTCGCTGTCGGCGTTTCTCGCGGACTCGCGGGCGCTGTTCGCCAGCGCCTTCGCGTTGATCTTCGCCATCGTCGCCGTCGAGGGGCTGTACTACCGGGGGATGCTCACCTACCTCCCGGAGATCCTTCACGGACTGCCGGCGATCGAGGGACTGGTCGTCCCCGCCGGCCTCGATGGGATCGAACCGGCCGACTACATCTACGTCGGCCTGTTGGTCGTCGGGATGGGGGGCCAGTACGCCGGCGGGAAACTGACCGATCGGATCGATCCGGCCCGGGGCCTGCTGACTATTTTCGGCGTCCTCGCGGTGCTGGCGCTGGCGTTCGTTCCCGTCACCGGAGCCGGACTGCTCCCCGTCGTCGCACTCTGTGGCGCGTTCGGGTTCTTCCTCTTTGCGATCCAGCCGTTCTACCAGAACGCCGTCGCGGTGTACACGCCGCCGGACACTCGGGGACTGTCCTACGGATACACCTACCTCGGGGAGTTCGGGATCGGTGCTGCGAGCATCGCTATCGGCGGGTTCGTCCTCGGTGAGGCCTCGCTGACGGCGTTTTTCGGCGTGATCTCGACCTTCGCCCTCGCCGGGGCCGGCCTCTCGGTGGCGCTGCTTGCGAGTCTCGATCGGTTCACCGGAGCCGAACGCCCCGTGGGGGCGAACGAGTAG
- a CDS encoding DUF6149 family protein: MKLRQNAKHFAYRKALETPGVRSVANSGLVRLHTKIFTDKADPARAEERKEHLDALFDATMDTYLRALQEGYSEAEAREITHIQANFDFYNHGWTEMMEIPVDELEAHYDRYGEFFERWDVTIDEPLGQFAPPAGLPEAPSTPELLDDPDHPHAEGGFADDVYVETDDGELVVGGQEEPEDVDVSQAVSGYEEE; this comes from the coding sequence ATGAAACTGCGACAGAACGCGAAACACTTCGCCTACCGCAAGGCCCTCGAGACGCCCGGGGTCCGCTCGGTCGCCAACTCGGGGCTGGTCCGGCTCCATACCAAGATCTTCACCGACAAGGCCGATCCCGCCCGCGCCGAGGAGCGAAAAGAACACCTCGATGCCCTCTTCGACGCGACGATGGACACGTACCTGCGAGCGCTCCAGGAGGGCTACTCCGAGGCCGAGGCCCGCGAGATCACCCACATCCAGGCCAACTTCGACTTCTACAACCACGGCTGGACCGAGATGATGGAGATTCCCGTCGACGAACTCGAGGCCCACTACGACCGCTACGGCGAGTTCTTCGAGCGCTGGGACGTGACCATCGACGAGCCGCTCGGCCAGTTCGCCCCGCCGGCGGGACTGCCTGAAGCGCCGTCGACCCCCGAACTGCTCGACGACCCCGACCACCCCCACGCCGAGGGTGGGTTCGCCGACGACGTCTACGTCGAAACCGACGACGGCGAACTGGTCGTGGGCGGCCAAGAGGAACCCGAAGACGTCGACGTCTCGCAGGCCGTCAGTGGCTACGAGGAGGAGTGA
- a CDS encoding NAD(P)/FAD-dependent oxidoreductase — MTQYVIIGDGISGSSAAETLREEDPDAKITVITDEGEPLYNRILIKEHAKGKLPEAPISIHDEEWYEDRDIDLSLNTHVTTVDTEGKVVHTHDSGEIPYDKLLVATGGTPTQLPVENSDADGIHHFWTFEDARGIREHADEADTGVIVGAGLLGIDFAAVCGAQGIEADYLMRGDRWWRYALSEEGAEIMHEGMRDVGVEPVFDSGVDRFEVDDDGRVTAAVDPNGDRFECDFAGVAIGLSFNTEFLRGAGIEQDNGIVVDEYMQTNVDDVYAAGDLTQFHDVLLGEQAQNGSWGSAKEQGRVAAINMAADAEAEGFQWVSSYSITHFDFPFLSFGHPTRGDEHAERKYSDTEWRRIAFKDGKIVGGVLIGDLSPQSKFKQLMREQRVVADQAEVLLEQSVDLDELAPTQEQ, encoded by the coding sequence ATGACTCAGTACGTCATCATCGGTGACGGGATCTCGGGCAGTTCGGCCGCCGAGACCCTCCGGGAAGAGGACCCGGACGCGAAGATTACCGTCATCACCGATGAGGGGGAGCCACTGTATAACCGGATTCTCATCAAGGAACACGCGAAGGGCAAACTCCCCGAAGCCCCCATCTCGATCCACGACGAGGAGTGGTACGAGGACCGCGACATCGACCTCTCGCTCAACACCCACGTCACGACCGTCGACACGGAGGGGAAGGTCGTCCACACCCACGACAGCGGGGAGATCCCCTACGACAAGCTGCTCGTGGCGACCGGTGGGACGCCGACCCAGTTGCCCGTCGAGAACAGCGACGCCGACGGGATCCACCACTTCTGGACCTTCGAGGACGCCCGCGGGATCCGCGAACACGCCGACGAGGCCGACACGGGCGTCATCGTCGGCGCGGGCCTGCTCGGAATCGACTTCGCCGCGGTCTGTGGCGCACAGGGGATCGAGGCCGATTACCTGATGCGTGGCGACCGCTGGTGGCGCTACGCCCTCTCGGAAGAGGGTGCCGAGATCATGCACGAGGGCATGCGCGACGTCGGCGTCGAGCCGGTCTTCGACAGCGGCGTCGACCGTTTCGAGGTCGACGACGACGGCCGCGTCACCGCCGCGGTCGACCCCAACGGCGACCGCTTCGAGTGTGACTTCGCCGGCGTCGCAATCGGCCTGTCGTTCAACACCGAGTTCCTCCGCGGGGCCGGCATCGAGCAGGATAACGGGATCGTCGTCGACGAGTACATGCAGACCAACGTCGACGACGTCTACGCGGCCGGCGACCTCACGCAGTTCCACGACGTCCTGCTCGGCGAGCAGGCCCAGAACGGCTCGTGGGGCTCGGCCAAGGAACAGGGGCGGGTCGCCGCCATCAACATGGCCGCCGACGCCGAGGCGGAGGGCTTCCAGTGGGTCTCGTCGTACTCCATCACGCACTTCGACTTCCCGTTCCTCTCTTTCGGTCATCCCACCCGCGGCGACGAACACGCCGAACGGAAATACAGCGACACCGAGTGGCGACGCATCGCCTTCAAGGACGGCAAGATCGTCGGCGGCGTCCTCATCGGCGACCTCTCGCCCCAGAGCAAGTTCAAACAGCTGATGCGCGAACAGCGCGTCGTCGCCGACCAGGCCGAGGTACTCCTCGAGCAGTCGGTCGATCTCGACGAACTCGCTCCGACACAGGAGCAGTAG
- a CDS encoding DUF7124 domain-containing protein, which yields MNGDSDMTLAFELEALKELASPERVFEDARGWTEYIGVVSEKPTYVVTNFTRKNRIRQDFFSGPRGKAESLEGVKDQFDTGRYVYVGASEEDEQLAEEVDWEYLAVEDAADAADWIIASSAEDEDDEAEEVRDDWP from the coding sequence ATGAACGGCGACAGCGACATGACACTGGCGTTCGAACTCGAGGCGCTGAAGGAACTCGCCTCGCCCGAGCGCGTGTTCGAAGACGCCAGAGGGTGGACCGAGTACATCGGCGTCGTCTCCGAGAAGCCGACCTACGTCGTCACGAATTTCACCCGGAAGAACCGCATCCGCCAGGACTTCTTCTCCGGGCCCCGGGGCAAAGCCGAGAGCCTCGAGGGCGTCAAAGACCAGTTCGATACCGGGCGCTACGTCTACGTCGGAGCCAGCGAAGAGGACGAGCAGTTGGCCGAGGAGGTCGACTGGGAGTATCTGGCGGTCGAGGACGCCGCCGACGCGGCCGACTGGATCATCGCCTCGAGCGCCGAGGACGAGGACGACGAGGCCGAAGAGGTCCGCGACGACTGGCCGTAA
- a CDS encoding DUF5815 family protein — protein MAGPGAPGADGGDRLELPCGEHLDPHEIDLGMREYDCPCGDGHAVVTDVHPPSRFFPESLVTVLRETIDTDDEFAEFGTPHLLGVVLEEFPEAVVVHDASDDGAVGYTLVWVTDFDARRLHEVVVELVVELMEHAISHADDDAAVSEFESQMLEFDVEAFVEQYRREREFESEHDRAL, from the coding sequence ATGGCAGGCCCCGGCGCTCCGGGTGCGGACGGCGGCGATCGGCTCGAGTTACCCTGCGGGGAACATCTCGACCCCCACGAGATCGATCTGGGGATGCGCGAGTACGACTGTCCCTGCGGGGACGGCCACGCGGTCGTCACGGACGTCCACCCGCCCTCTCGGTTCTTTCCCGAATCGCTGGTGACCGTCCTGCGGGAGACGATCGACACCGACGACGAGTTCGCGGAGTTCGGCACGCCCCACCTGCTGGGGGTCGTCCTGGAGGAGTTCCCCGAGGCGGTCGTCGTTCACGACGCCAGCGACGACGGCGCGGTCGGCTACACGCTCGTCTGGGTCACCGACTTCGACGCCCGCCGGCTCCACGAGGTCGTCGTCGAACTCGTCGTCGAACTCATGGAACACGCGATTAGCCACGCCGACGACGACGCCGCCGTCTCCGAGTTCGAGTCCCAGATGCTCGAGTTCGACGTCGAGGCGTTCGTCGAGCAGTACCGGCGGGAACGGGAGTTCGAGAGCGAACACGACCGCGCGTTGTGA
- a CDS encoding RNA-guided endonuclease TnpB family protein: protein MQKSLTKTLVFQLQPDEDGQRLLDDAFLEARRVYNETIRRAKNGEDWDEIRQDLESDANLVNNTAQLVVQKSLEAMENYYEYDDYNQPSHTKGGAYPLRSNYEEGYNLFLKDDCIRYRVSAKPYNPVKGTLSGSLDSLEQLRQAIQSDEWRVGTAEAIQRNGNYELHINITHTETEVQDKAESRTVVGVGINEDCVALAALHENDIGDSVVIDFPEIKKERHRYFTMRKRMQNAGKSSFDRAFEQKEERFVHDQLHKVSRRVVEWVSRFETPVIVFEDLKEMRDSIDYGTRMNRRLHSLPFRKLREFITYKAAFQGIPSEAINPEYTSQACSLTTCEYTTRANRNKKRFKCVECGRQDHADRNAAINIAKKELEKLDRNVPALKTLPTVRKLRRQASGCVDQPTVTHDTARGHHADGVAGVSD from the coding sequence ATGCAGAAGTCGCTGACCAAAACACTCGTCTTCCAACTTCAACCCGACGAGGACGGTCAGCGACTTCTCGATGACGCCTTCCTTGAAGCCCGGCGCGTGTACAACGAAACGATCCGGCGAGCGAAGAACGGTGAGGACTGGGATGAGATTCGGCAGGACTTGGAGTCTGACGCCAACCTCGTGAACAACACCGCTCAGCTCGTCGTACAGAAATCGCTGGAAGCGATGGAGAATTACTACGAGTACGACGACTATAACCAACCCAGCCACACCAAAGGCGGTGCATACCCGCTCCGGTCGAACTACGAGGAAGGCTACAACCTGTTCCTCAAAGACGACTGCATCCGCTATCGGGTCAGTGCGAAACCGTACAACCCGGTGAAGGGGACACTCAGTGGCTCGCTCGACTCTCTTGAACAACTTCGCCAAGCTATCCAATCCGATGAGTGGCGTGTTGGAACGGCGGAAGCGATACAGCGGAACGGGAACTACGAACTCCACATCAACATCACCCACACCGAAACCGAAGTCCAAGACAAAGCGGAGTCACGAACAGTGGTTGGTGTGGGTATTAACGAGGACTGCGTTGCTCTCGCTGCCCTCCACGAGAACGACATTGGTGACTCGGTGGTCATCGACTTCCCTGAAATCAAGAAAGAACGGCATCGGTACTTCACGATGCGAAAGCGGATGCAGAACGCAGGGAAGTCGTCATTTGACCGGGCGTTCGAGCAGAAGGAGGAACGGTTCGTTCACGACCAGCTCCACAAAGTCTCTCGACGAGTCGTGGAGTGGGTGTCACGGTTTGAGACCCCCGTCATCGTCTTTGAAGACCTCAAAGAGATGCGGGACTCGATTGACTATGGTACCCGGATGAACCGTCGTCTCCACTCACTTCCGTTCCGCAAACTTCGGGAGTTCATCACGTACAAAGCCGCGTTCCAAGGCATCCCGAGCGAGGCGATTAACCCTGAATACACGAGTCAGGCGTGTTCACTTACCACGTGCGAGTATACGACTCGTGCAAACCGGAACAAGAAGCGATTCAAGTGTGTAGAGTGTGGCCGCCAAGACCACGCTGACCGGAACGCGGCCATCAACATCGCCAAGAAAGAATTGGAGAAACTGGATAGGAATGTGCCTGCTCTCAAGACACTTCCCACTGTGCGGAAGTTGCGACGGCAGGCATCGGGCTGTGTGGACCAGCCGACCGTGACCCACGACACCGCCAGAGGTCATCATGCCGATGGTGTCGCGGGTGTGTCAGACTAA